In the Kribbella sp. NBC_00482 genome, one interval contains:
- a CDS encoding SigE family RNA polymerase sigma factor, which translates to METPEFDEWVAQRGAALLRFAYLLTRDHARAEEAVQDALIAAYSRWTRICRGQDPEAYVRRSIVNADISRWRRFLRRETPTADLTPSGSGPDHAETQAEQDAVWALCATLPSKQRAAVVLRYYEDLPDADIAKILGCSPATVRSQIHRALASLRTTIGTEEAKR; encoded by the coding sequence ATGGAGACGCCGGAGTTCGACGAGTGGGTGGCGCAGCGGGGGGCCGCGCTGTTGCGGTTCGCCTACCTGCTCACCCGCGACCACGCACGCGCCGAGGAGGCCGTGCAGGACGCGCTGATCGCCGCGTACTCACGGTGGACCCGGATCTGCCGCGGTCAGGATCCGGAGGCGTACGTCCGCCGTTCGATCGTGAACGCCGACATCTCCCGCTGGCGCCGCTTCCTCCGCCGCGAGACCCCGACCGCGGACCTGACGCCTTCCGGCTCCGGTCCGGATCATGCGGAAACGCAGGCGGAGCAGGACGCGGTCTGGGCGTTGTGCGCCACGCTGCCCTCGAAGCAACGGGCTGCCGTCGTACTGCGGTACTACGAGGATCTCCCGGACGCGGACATCGCGAAGATCCTCGGCTGCTCGCCGGCCACGGTCCGCTCGCAGATCCATCGTGCGCTGGCATCGCTGCGCACCACCATCGGAACCGAGGAGGCCAAGCGCTGA
- a CDS encoding carbohydrate ABC transporter permease, translated as MRTLVSPLALRTPRGRIIYWTILTVTVVGFTGAFVFPFYWMVSGALKSPDELAQIPPSFFPKSVDFSVYKEAWDQLQLGVFLKNTVVYAGGAWLFTLAVDVSAAYALSKLRPVLGKLVLGAMLATLMIPPMVLLLPTYLVAKDLPILHLDLLNTPWAIWLPAAANGFFVFLLKRFFDSIPKELLEAAEIDGASPLRILWSIVLPVSRPIIGVVSILSVVTVWKDFVWPLLVLPETDKMSISVGIASLSAQMPQNVLIASLVIASLPTILVFFVFQRSIMAGLTAGSLKG; from the coding sequence ATGAGAACCCTGGTGTCACCCCTCGCGCTCCGTACGCCGCGCGGCCGGATCATCTACTGGACGATCCTGACGGTCACGGTCGTCGGCTTCACCGGCGCGTTCGTCTTCCCGTTCTACTGGATGGTGAGCGGCGCGCTCAAGTCGCCTGACGAGCTTGCGCAGATCCCTCCGAGCTTCTTCCCGAAGTCGGTCGACTTCAGCGTCTACAAAGAGGCCTGGGACCAGCTCCAGTTGGGCGTCTTCCTCAAGAACACCGTCGTGTACGCCGGTGGCGCGTGGCTGTTCACGCTGGCAGTCGATGTGTCGGCGGCGTACGCGCTGTCGAAGCTGCGGCCCGTCCTCGGGAAGCTCGTGCTCGGTGCGATGCTGGCGACGCTCATGATCCCGCCGATGGTCCTGCTGCTGCCGACGTACCTGGTGGCGAAGGATCTGCCGATCCTGCACCTGGACCTGCTGAACACACCGTGGGCGATCTGGTTGCCGGCGGCAGCGAACGGGTTCTTCGTGTTCCTGCTCAAGCGGTTCTTCGACTCGATCCCGAAGGAGCTGCTCGAAGCGGCCGAGATCGACGGTGCGTCACCGCTGCGGATCCTGTGGTCGATCGTGCTGCCGGTGTCGCGGCCGATCATCGGCGTGGTGTCGATCCTGTCCGTCGTCACGGTGTGGAAGGACTTCGTCTGGCCGCTGCTGGTGCTGCCGGAGACGGACAAGATGTCGATCAGTGTCGGCATCGCGTCGCTGTCCGCCCAGATGCCGCAGAACGTCCTGATCGCGTCGCTAGTGATCGCCAGCCTGCCCACGATCCTCGTCTTCTTCGTGTTCCAGCGCAGCATCATGGCGGGCCTGACCGCCGGAAGCCTGAAAGGTTAA
- a CDS encoding carbohydrate ABC transporter permease: MTRTYRWALSLVLLAVVLVMISPILWLVSSSLKSSAEMASFPPTWWPSQPRFANYTEAISSVNFLGAAQNSLTIAFISTTLTTLSSAWVGFGFARLTAPGKKQLFVVLLATMMLPGIVTLVPTYLIFAKLHMVNTYWPWVAWGLGGSAFLIFLFRQFFAGIPREMEEAAIIDGCGYVGIFWRIFLPQSWPVIAASVILSFTHAWGDFVGPAMFLSQDSTTLAVAMATGYVNDKGLPMNNLVAAGAVMYVLPVLILFLFMQRRFVSGFSTSGIK; encoded by the coding sequence ATGACGCGGACCTACCGGTGGGCGCTGTCCCTCGTACTGCTGGCTGTCGTTCTGGTGATGATCAGCCCGATCCTCTGGCTGGTGTCGAGCTCGCTGAAGTCGTCGGCCGAGATGGCGTCGTTCCCGCCGACCTGGTGGCCGTCGCAGCCCCGGTTCGCGAACTACACCGAGGCGATCTCCAGCGTGAACTTCCTCGGCGCCGCGCAGAACTCGCTGACCATCGCGTTCATCAGTACGACGTTGACCACGCTGAGCTCGGCCTGGGTCGGATTCGGGTTCGCCCGGCTGACGGCACCGGGGAAGAAGCAGTTGTTCGTCGTGCTCCTGGCGACGATGATGTTGCCGGGGATCGTGACGCTCGTTCCGACGTACCTGATCTTCGCGAAGCTGCACATGGTCAACACCTACTGGCCGTGGGTGGCCTGGGGGCTGGGTGGCAGCGCGTTCCTGATCTTCCTGTTCCGGCAGTTCTTCGCCGGCATCCCGCGGGAGATGGAGGAGGCCGCGATCATCGACGGCTGCGGGTACGTCGGGATCTTCTGGCGGATCTTCCTGCCGCAGTCCTGGCCGGTGATCGCGGCCAGCGTGATCCTCTCCTTCACGCACGCCTGGGGTGACTTCGTCGGCCCGGCCATGTTCCTCAGCCAGGACAGCACGACCCTGGCCGTGGCGATGGCCACCGGCTACGTCAACGACAAGGGCCTCCCGATGAACAACCTGGTCGCCGCCGGCGCGGTCATGTACGTCCTCCCCGTCCTGATCCTCTTCCTCTTCATGCAGCGCCGCTTCGTCAGCGGCTTCTCGACGTCAGGGATCAAATGA
- a CDS encoding carbohydrate ABC transporter permease gives MSSALTDVRRSTVAEAAVERPDRKKKPPTLRKARTFYLFVAPWVLGFVGLTVFPLGYAFWLSLTDSDGLSPRTHFVGFQNYIDIFHDPLTLSSLAKTGMFALVTVPLSILAGLLLAVMVNQPIRARGLYRALIYLPAVVPPVGAALTFRLIFDRDAGAANGILSTLGANPITWLVDPNARYVLYALVLWGCGGSMIISLAGLQDIPRELLEAAQVDGASYWQSFTRITIPLLSPVILFQVITGMIGSLQSFAPLLLSSGSLSGAGAVPQGNYLYMIHVFAQYFSASRFGYASAMLWLLFAVILLVTLLIIKVSARTVFYTVEPEGTK, from the coding sequence AGGCCGCGGTGGAACGCCCGGACCGGAAGAAGAAGCCGCCGACGCTGCGCAAGGCGCGCACCTTCTACCTGTTCGTCGCGCCGTGGGTCCTCGGGTTCGTCGGCCTGACCGTGTTCCCGCTCGGGTACGCGTTCTGGCTCAGCCTGACCGACTCCGACGGCCTGTCGCCCAGGACGCACTTCGTCGGCTTCCAGAACTACATCGACATCTTCCACGACCCGCTCACCCTGAGCTCGCTCGCCAAGACCGGCATGTTCGCGCTCGTCACCGTGCCGTTGTCGATCCTCGCCGGGTTGCTGCTCGCGGTGATGGTGAACCAGCCGATCCGGGCGCGAGGGCTGTACCGGGCGCTGATCTATCTGCCGGCCGTGGTGCCGCCGGTCGGTGCGGCGCTGACGTTCCGGTTGATCTTCGACCGCGACGCCGGTGCGGCGAACGGCATCCTGAGCACCCTCGGTGCGAACCCGATCACCTGGCTCGTGGATCCGAACGCCCGCTATGTGCTGTACGCCCTGGTGCTGTGGGGCTGCGGCGGATCGATGATCATCTCGCTGGCCGGGCTGCAGGACATCCCACGGGAGCTGCTCGAGGCCGCGCAGGTCGACGGGGCGTCGTACTGGCAGTCGTTCACCAGGATCACCATCCCGCTGCTGTCACCGGTGATCCTGTTCCAGGTGATCACCGGCATGATCGGCTCCCTGCAGTCGTTCGCACCGTTGCTGTTGTCGTCGGGTTCGCTGAGCGGCGCCGGGGCGGTGCCTCAGGGCAACTACCTGTACATGATCCACGTGTTCGCCCAGTACTTCAGCGCGTCCCGCTTCGGCTACGCGTCGGCGATGTTGTGGCTGCTGTTCGCGGTCATCCTGCTCGTCACCCTGCTGATCATCAAGGTCAGCGCCCGGACCGTCTTCTACACCGTCGAACCGGAGGGGACGAAATGA
- a CDS encoding glycoside hydrolase family 16 protein, with translation MRLRILSAVVLLLAASVTSVPAQAQAASPTCTSAPQRPAGMRLSWHDEFGGRALDRRSWSTVMDFPGRAGGHYHNTSYGSYAVDENVVLSGGKLRLVTDNKPVVGTDPAGTYQYTEGFISSHDKFFQTYGYWEICAKFPAGKGVWPAFWLIPQDRSWPPEIDVAEWFGSIESMHSGLASGTWPDVRWDSHWATGLNPTTGWHTYGVLWSPGRITFTVDGKPTSSITGAQVPDKPMYVVLNSGTWANPDRGGPPDATTPFPNSFDIDYVRAYQPK, from the coding sequence ATGAGACTACGAATCCTCAGCGCTGTCGTGCTGTTGCTCGCGGCAAGCGTCACCAGCGTCCCCGCCCAGGCACAGGCGGCGAGTCCCACCTGTACGTCCGCGCCGCAGCGACCTGCTGGGATGCGGCTGAGTTGGCATGACGAGTTCGGCGGTCGCGCGTTGGACCGGCGGTCGTGGAGCACGGTGATGGACTTCCCTGGTAGGGCGGGTGGGCACTACCACAACACGTCGTACGGGAGTTACGCCGTCGACGAGAACGTCGTGCTGTCCGGTGGGAAGTTGCGGCTGGTGACCGACAACAAGCCGGTGGTCGGCACGGACCCGGCCGGGACGTACCAGTACACCGAGGGGTTCATCTCCTCGCACGACAAGTTCTTCCAGACCTACGGGTACTGGGAGATCTGCGCGAAGTTCCCGGCCGGCAAGGGAGTGTGGCCGGCGTTCTGGCTGATTCCGCAGGACCGCAGTTGGCCGCCGGAGATCGATGTCGCCGAGTGGTTCGGGAGCATCGAGAGCATGCACAGCGGCCTGGCGTCGGGCACCTGGCCGGACGTTCGCTGGGACAGCCACTGGGCGACCGGACTCAACCCGACGACCGGCTGGCACACGTACGGCGTGCTGTGGTCACCCGGCCGCATCACCTTCACCGTCGACGGCAAACCGACCTCGAGCATCACCGGCGCCCAGGTGCCCGACAAACCCATGTACGTCGTCCTCAACAGCGGCACCTGGGCCAACCCCGACCGCGGCGGCCCACCCGACGCCACAACCCCATTCCCGAACTCCTTCGACATCGACTACGTCCGGGCCTACCAGCCGAAATAG
- a CDS encoding LacI family DNA-binding transcriptional regulator — protein MTRRLAEVAKKVGVSEATVSRVLNGKPGVSEATREAVLTALDVLGYERPTQLRGDRARLVGLVLPELQNPIFPAFAEVVGGALAQQGFTSLLCTRTVGGVSEADYVDLLLQQQVSGVVFAGGFYAQADAPHGHYELIQERKLPTVLVNAAVDHLGFPQVSSDDYVAAEMAIGHLRALGHRRIGMVLGPRDHIPSRRKLEAFMAAEEADPGLVEHTMFSLEGGHAAATKLVNAGVTGIVCASDILALGAIRAVRRAGLSVPDEVSVIGYDDSAMMNCTDPPLTTVRQPIDAMGRAAVDMLVALIERAAVPADELLFEPELVVRASTARARI, from the coding sequence ATGACACGACGACTTGCAGAGGTGGCGAAGAAGGTCGGGGTCAGCGAAGCCACCGTGAGCCGGGTCCTGAACGGGAAGCCCGGTGTGTCCGAGGCGACCCGGGAAGCCGTCCTGACGGCGCTCGACGTGCTCGGGTACGAGCGGCCCACCCAACTCCGGGGTGATCGCGCCCGGCTCGTCGGGCTGGTCCTGCCCGAGTTGCAGAACCCGATCTTCCCGGCGTTCGCCGAGGTCGTCGGCGGGGCGCTCGCGCAGCAAGGGTTCACGTCGTTGCTCTGCACCCGGACCGTCGGCGGCGTGTCCGAGGCCGACTACGTGGATCTGCTCCTCCAGCAGCAGGTGTCCGGGGTCGTGTTCGCCGGCGGGTTCTACGCGCAGGCGGACGCGCCGCACGGGCACTACGAGCTGATCCAGGAGCGCAAGCTGCCGACCGTACTGGTCAACGCCGCCGTCGATCACCTCGGCTTCCCGCAGGTCTCGTCGGACGACTACGTCGCCGCGGAGATGGCCATCGGCCACCTGCGCGCCCTTGGCCACCGGCGGATCGGAATGGTCCTCGGCCCGCGCGACCACATCCCGTCGCGGCGGAAGCTGGAGGCGTTCATGGCCGCCGAGGAGGCGGATCCGGGGCTCGTCGAGCACACGATGTTCTCGCTCGAGGGCGGGCACGCGGCCGCGACCAAGTTGGTGAACGCCGGTGTCACCGGCATCGTCTGCGCCAGCGACATCCTTGCCCTCGGCGCCATCCGCGCTGTACGCCGGGCCGGCCTGAGCGTCCCCGACGAGGTCTCGGTGATCGGGTACGACGACTCCGCGATGATGAACTGCACCGACCCGCCGCTGACCACCGTGCGGCAGCCGATCGACGCGATGGGCCGCGCCGCCGTCGACATGCTGGTCGCCCTGATCGAACGCGCCGCCGTCCCCGCCGACGAACTCCTCTTCGAACCCGAGCTCGTCGTCCGCGCCTCCACCGCGCGAGCCCGCATCTAG
- a CDS encoding type II toxin-antitoxin system Phd/YefM family antitoxin, which yields MAEVPIRMLNQETARVLARVKQGEEIDITERGVVVARLVPAEASPTAWLLATGSFRPARLTRAFSRPKGEVRTDHEAGALLEQMRDEERY from the coding sequence ATGGCTGAAGTTCCGATCCGGATGTTGAACCAGGAGACGGCCCGGGTGCTGGCCCGGGTCAAGCAGGGTGAGGAGATCGACATCACCGAACGCGGCGTCGTGGTCGCGCGACTGGTGCCCGCTGAGGCGTCGCCAACGGCGTGGCTGCTCGCTACAGGGAGTTTCCGGCCGGCTCGGCTGACTAGAGCCTTCTCGCGGCCGAAGGGTGAGGTGCGCACTGATCACGAGGCCGGCGCTCTCTTGGAGCAGATGCGAGACGAGGAGCGCTACTGA
- a CDS encoding type II toxin-antitoxin system VapC family toxin, with translation MIYLDTAALVKLVRREAASDELVDWLNEQVDRIFVSSALVEVELPRALRRSEPALLTSAPSVLAHVSVYDVDETVRSTAASYQDPWIRSLDSIHLATADAVLGDELTAFVTYDRRLLATAKAIGLPVASPGMS, from the coding sequence ATGATCTACCTGGACACAGCGGCGTTGGTGAAGCTCGTCCGACGCGAGGCGGCGTCGGACGAGCTCGTCGATTGGCTCAATGAGCAAGTCGATCGGATCTTCGTCTCGTCGGCTTTGGTGGAGGTGGAATTGCCTCGCGCCCTCCGGCGATCCGAGCCGGCTCTTCTCACATCCGCCCCATCCGTCCTGGCCCACGTTTCGGTGTATGACGTCGACGAGACGGTGCGCAGCACCGCGGCCTCTTACCAGGACCCGTGGATCCGCTCGCTGGACTCGATCCACCTCGCGACGGCGGACGCCGTACTGGGCGACGAACTGACTGCCTTCGTCACCTACGATCGTCGGCTACTGGCCACCGCCAAGGCGATCGGGCTGCCCGTCGCGAGTCCTGGGATGTCCTGA
- a CDS encoding carbohydrate ABC transporter permease has translation MTVTEERVRRPQPGATDPRSPDDHGAVRRAVGRNLTAYGFLCAALICFALFSWYPMIREIVLSFQQNNFVDPGEWVGFDNFRSVVADPAFRSAWLNTAAFSGLALVIGYAVPFVLAVVLNELKHAKAYLRFVVYLPVMLPPAVAVLLFKWFYDPGAGLFNQALDAVHLPPLSWLDSTSTALVSLVIVSTWMNLGTGTLIYLAALQSIPGDLYESAELDGAGLFKRVRHVTIPQTKLILLVMLLLQVVATMQVFIEPYLLTGGGPENATVTVAYLMYQYAFNFGDFGGGSALGLMLMIVLLVFSTIYLRVSREEAER, from the coding sequence ATGACGGTGACCGAGGAGCGGGTCCGTCGTCCCCAGCCGGGGGCGACGGACCCGCGGTCCCCAGACGACCACGGTGCAGTGCGGCGGGCGGTGGGGCGAAACCTCACGGCGTACGGATTCCTGTGCGCGGCCCTGATCTGTTTCGCCTTGTTCTCCTGGTATCCGATGATCCGGGAGATCGTGCTGAGCTTCCAGCAGAACAACTTCGTCGACCCGGGGGAGTGGGTCGGCTTCGACAACTTCCGGAGCGTGGTCGCAGACCCGGCGTTCCGGTCCGCGTGGCTGAACACCGCGGCGTTCAGTGGGCTGGCACTGGTGATCGGGTACGCCGTACCGTTCGTGCTGGCCGTCGTACTCAACGAACTCAAGCACGCGAAGGCGTACCTGCGCTTCGTCGTGTACCTGCCCGTGATGCTCCCGCCCGCGGTCGCCGTACTGCTCTTCAAATGGTTCTACGACCCCGGAGCGGGCCTGTTCAACCAGGCGCTCGACGCGGTGCATCTCCCGCCGTTGAGTTGGCTGGACTCCACGAGTACGGCGCTCGTCAGCCTGGTGATCGTGTCGACGTGGATGAACCTCGGCACCGGCACGCTGATCTACCTCGCCGCGCTGCAGAGCATCCCCGGCGACCTGTACGAGTCGGCGGAGCTCGACGGAGCCGGCCTGTTCAAGCGGGTCCGGCACGTGACGATCCCGCAGACCAAGCTGATCCTGCTGGTGATGCTGCTCCTGCAGGTCGTCGCCACCATGCAGGTCTTCATCGAGCCGTACCTGCTGACCGGCGGCGGCCCGGAGAACGCGACCGTCACCGTCGCCTACCTGATGTACCAGTACGCGTTCAACTTCGGTGACTTCGGCGGCGGCTCCGCTCTCGGTCTGATGCTCATGATCGTCCTGCTGGTCTTCTCCACGATCTACCTGCGTGTGTCCCGCGAGGAGGCCGAGCGATGA
- a CDS encoding ABC transporter substrate-binding protein, whose translation MTTTRRGLSLLLVMGLGLVTASCGSDDKEPAGAADGPVTITVGCEPPKSNPKEREAWEADVAAFQKAHPNITVEGKDAFPCINPDTFQAKLAGGTQEDVFYVYYTDVRKIIEKKQAADISQYVGSVKPVNDLRKDVMSVFKDSDKTYGLPRNNYNMGLVYNRKLFTQAGLDPANPPKTWEEVRAAAKKIAALGPGHVGFGEYSAGNTGGWHFAAELYARGGSMVSDDGKTAAFKSDEGKAVLENLKQMRWDDNSMGSKQLLQWEDLMRMMGGGKLGMMIGAPDVVQSVNNDFKGKFEDYGVTAVPESDGKSSLSGGDGYMFNPKASPEKIKAGLLWLEFHELTPGQGQFNYARSKEQGRPVGLPIPDLYGTSAPGSEINALRKQYATVPVDNFTPYVSAQGNITNKLEPPKAQELYAVLDVAMSAVLTRKDADIDKLLSDAEGKANKILAKNT comes from the coding sequence ATGACCACAACGCGCCGCGGGCTCAGCCTGCTGCTGGTGATGGGACTCGGGCTGGTGACCGCGTCCTGCGGATCGGACGACAAGGAGCCGGCGGGGGCGGCCGACGGTCCGGTGACGATCACGGTCGGCTGCGAGCCGCCGAAGAGCAACCCGAAGGAACGTGAGGCCTGGGAGGCCGATGTCGCCGCGTTCCAGAAGGCGCACCCGAACATCACGGTCGAGGGCAAGGACGCGTTCCCCTGCATCAACCCGGACACCTTCCAGGCGAAGCTGGCCGGCGGGACGCAGGAGGACGTCTTCTACGTCTACTACACCGACGTCCGGAAGATCATCGAGAAGAAGCAGGCCGCGGACATCAGCCAGTACGTCGGCAGCGTGAAGCCGGTGAACGACCTGCGCAAGGACGTGATGAGCGTCTTCAAGGACAGCGACAAGACGTACGGCCTGCCGCGGAACAACTACAACATGGGCCTGGTCTACAACCGGAAGCTGTTCACCCAGGCCGGTCTCGACCCGGCCAACCCGCCGAAGACCTGGGAGGAGGTCCGGGCGGCCGCGAAGAAGATCGCCGCGCTGGGCCCGGGACACGTCGGTTTCGGCGAGTACTCGGCCGGCAACACCGGCGGCTGGCACTTCGCCGCGGAGCTGTACGCGCGCGGCGGGTCGATGGTCAGCGACGACGGGAAGACCGCGGCGTTCAAGAGCGACGAGGGCAAGGCGGTCCTCGAGAACCTGAAGCAGATGCGCTGGGACGACAACTCCATGGGCAGCAAGCAGTTGCTGCAGTGGGAGGACCTGATGCGCATGATGGGCGGCGGCAAGCTCGGCATGATGATCGGTGCGCCGGACGTCGTGCAGTCGGTGAACAACGACTTCAAGGGCAAGTTCGAGGACTACGGCGTCACCGCCGTACCGGAGTCGGACGGGAAGTCGTCGCTGAGTGGCGGCGACGGGTACATGTTCAACCCGAAGGCGTCGCCGGAGAAGATCAAGGCGGGCCTGCTGTGGCTCGAGTTCCACGAGCTGACGCCGGGCCAGGGCCAGTTCAACTACGCGCGGTCGAAGGAGCAGGGCCGGCCGGTCGGTCTGCCGATCCCGGACCTGTACGGGACCAGTGCCCCGGGCAGCGAGATCAACGCGCTGCGCAAGCAGTACGCGACGGTCCCGGTCGACAACTTCACGCCGTACGTCAGTGCCCAGGGAAACATCACCAACAAGCTCGAACCGCCGAAGGCGCAGGAGCTGTACGCCGTCCTCGACGTGGCGATGTCCGCGGTGCTGACCCGCAAGGACGCCGACATCGACAAGCTGCTGAGTGACGCGGAAGGCAAGGCGAACAAGATCTTGGCGAAGAACACGTAA
- a CDS encoding DUF4032 domain-containing protein, with translation MPDTLGAVPRFVATRPDTGLLSLPWDVPLEDWPEDQLVALPRGISRHVVRFVRVNGNVYAIKEVLEHLAMHEYRLLRDLERLESPSVEPVGVITDRIDRNGEPIDSILITRHLQFSLPYRALFSSTLRPDTVNRLIDALVALIVRLHLLGFFWGDCSLSNTLFRRDAGAFAAYLVDAETGELHQDISDGQRAHDLYTAEINLFGELLDLQEGGLLDESIDPQETVESIQKRYEALWAELTAPEEFANDEMHRLDSRIRRLNELGFDVAEIDIITDWDGSQVRIQPKVVDAGHHSRRLLRLTGLDVEENQARRLLNDLDSFAASTDQQNEDEEIVAHQWLTDVFEPVVRSVPRDLKRKLEPAEVFHEVLEHRWFLSEQAGHEVDTMEAARSYVDEVLAAKPDEKLALPTPTLPEPD, from the coding sequence ATTCCTGACACACTGGGAGCCGTGCCTCGATTCGTCGCCACCCGCCCGGACACCGGTCTGCTGTCGCTCCCGTGGGACGTCCCGCTGGAGGACTGGCCCGAGGACCAGCTGGTCGCGCTGCCGCGCGGTATCTCGCGGCACGTGGTCCGCTTCGTCCGGGTCAACGGCAACGTGTACGCGATCAAGGAGGTCCTCGAGCACCTCGCGATGCACGAGTACCGCCTGCTCCGCGACCTCGAACGGCTGGAGTCGCCGTCCGTCGAACCCGTCGGCGTGATCACCGACCGGATCGACCGCAACGGTGAGCCGATCGACTCGATCCTGATCACCCGGCACCTTCAGTTCTCACTGCCGTACCGGGCGCTGTTCTCCAGCACGCTGCGCCCCGACACGGTCAACCGGCTGATCGACGCCCTGGTCGCGCTGATCGTCCGGCTGCACCTGCTCGGCTTCTTCTGGGGCGACTGCTCGCTGTCGAACACTCTGTTCCGGCGCGACGCCGGCGCGTTCGCGGCGTACCTGGTGGACGCCGAGACCGGCGAGCTGCACCAGGACATCTCCGACGGGCAGCGGGCGCACGACCTCTACACCGCGGAGATCAACCTGTTCGGTGAGCTGCTCGACCTGCAGGAAGGCGGTCTGCTCGACGAGTCGATCGACCCGCAGGAGACGGTCGAGTCGATCCAGAAGCGGTACGAGGCGCTGTGGGCCGAGTTGACCGCGCCTGAGGAGTTCGCGAACGACGAGATGCACCGGCTGGACTCGCGGATCCGGCGGCTGAACGAGCTCGGCTTCGACGTCGCCGAGATCGACATCATCACCGACTGGGACGGCAGCCAGGTCCGGATCCAGCCGAAGGTCGTCGACGCCGGGCACCACTCGCGGCGGCTGCTCCGCCTGACCGGGCTGGACGTCGAGGAGAACCAGGCCCGCCGGCTGCTCAACGACCTGGACTCGTTCGCCGCCTCGACCGACCAGCAGAACGAGGACGAGGAGATCGTCGCCCACCAGTGGCTGACCGACGTCTTCGAACCCGTCGTCCGCTCGGTCCCCCGCGACCTGAAGCGCAAACTCGAGCCCGCCGAGGTCTTCCACGAGGTCCTCGAACACCGCTGGTTCCTGTCCGAGCAGGCCGGCCACGAGGTCGACACGATGGAGGCGGCCCGCTCGTACGTCGACGAAGTACTGGCCGCGAAACCGGACGAGAAGCTGGCGCTACCGACACCGACACTTCCCGAACCTGACTGA